The Thermosynechococcus sp. CL-1 genomic interval TCAAAGGGCTTGACCAAGTAAACATCCCCCCCCGTTTGCAGCCCCTTAATGCGATCGTGGGTTTGCCCCTTGGCCGAGAGAAAGAGCACCGGTAACCAACTGAGGTGTGTTTGTTGTCGCACTGCACTGACAAAGCTATAGCCATCCATCTGGGGCATCATCACATCACAAATAATTAAGTCGGGCGTCTGCTGCTGCAGAATTGCCAGACCTTCGTTGCCATGGGCTGCCGTCAGTACACGATACCCCTGCATCTCAAGGTAATCCTTGACCAAGAGGACAAGATTAGGGTCGTCATCCACCAGTAAAATCGTGGCATTTTGCGCAGGGGACGCCTCAAGGTTCATACATTCAGAGCAGTTAACGGTGCTGACGCCAAGTCTTACTAAGAATGAG includes:
- a CDS encoding response regulator transcription factor, producing the protein MNLEASPAQNATILLVDDDPNLVLLVKDYLEMQGYRVLTAAHGNEGLAILQQQTPDLIICDVMMPQMDGYSFVSAVRQQTHLSWLPVLFLSAKGQTHDRIKGLQTGGDVYLVKPFEPDELLAQIQALLKQTARLREAQGLQSPPVPTPPPGVELTPTETRILQYVARGMSNREIAAELHVSQRTVESHVSNMLGKTGCHNRTELARWAIDYHYV